TGAAAAAGCATTAAAACAGTTTGTAGATAAAGAATGGCAAGAGCACAAGAAACCTTTGGAAAAAAAGAACGAGAAAAAAAGAGATTAAAAAAACGCGAAGATAAAAAAAAGCGTAAAGAGGCCCGTAAATCTGGTGAAAAAGACGATACATTTGTATATGTTGATGAATTTGGGCAGCTTACAGATACACCGCCAGACCCGGCAAGAAAGTTAAAAGTCGCTGCTGCGGATATTGTTGTTGGTGTACCTAAGAAAGAGGATTATGAAGAAGAAGATCCAATCAGAAAAGGAAAGGTTAATTTCTATGACGATAAGAAAGGTTTTGGGTTTATTGTAGATATGGAGAATAATGAAAAATACTTCTGTCACGTAAGTGGTTTAATAGATGATATTCAAGAAAATGATAAAGTAACTTTTGAACTTGAAAAAGGACAAAAAGGTCTAAATGCAGTTAGAGTAAAACAGCAATAGGCGAATAGTATAATTTTATAAAAAAGCCCAATGAGTTTCTCATTGGGCTTTTTTATGCTTTTTATTTAGGTCTATGACCATCCGAAATTTTAATGATGTTAGAGGTACTGCGTTTTATTTAATTAAAAGAGACATTTAGGCATCAGATAATACATGAGTTGAGATTCATTTTAAAGGTTGTTTTAAAGTTATTTAACATTTGATGCACCTTTCATATAAATATGCAAATAGAACTGTTTAAGCGAATTGATATGTACTAAGCGTAATTTTATCAAATGTGAAGCACAAAAAAATGCCTGATGAATTTTCATCAGGCATTTTAAATAAATTATTTATAATGAGCTTATTCTTTGTCAGCCATTAATGCGAAGAATTTATCAATATTCGGCATAATAACGATACGAGTTCTTCTGTTTTTTGCTCTGTTCTCTTTAGAATCATTTTCAACTAAAGGTTGGTAGCTACTTCTACCTGAAGCAATTAATCTTGCAGGATCAACTTTAAATTTATCTTGCATTCTTCTAACTAAAGAAGTTGCACGTAATACACTTAAGTCCCAGTTGTCTTTAATAGCACCTGTATTAATAGTTCTAGAATCTGTATGACCTTCAACCATTAAATCTAAGCTAGGCTCAGAAGCTAATAAATCAGCAATTTTTTGTAAAATACCATCCGCTTTACTATTCATTCTATAGCTAGCAGTTCTAAACAATAAATTGTCAGCAATAGTAATCATTACTACAGTTTCGTTAATGTTAATATCAACTTCTCCGTTAGTATCTTCACCTAATTCGCTACCTGCCATTGTTTTCTTTAAATTATAAGAAACCGCAAGGTTCATAGAATCTTTTAATGTTTTCGCACCTTTAACAGCTTCTGAATCCATTTTTGAGATGGTAGCTCTCATTTGTTTTTTTGCTTCTGTAGAGATAACACTTCCATCAGAAGTAGTTAACTTAGCATCACTTTCTTCTTTAAGGGCATTTATTTTTGAATTATAAGCATCAACTTTTGCTTCAATTGCAGCAAATTTAGATTGTAATTCATCTTTTTCAATTGCAGTTTTGTGCAATTCACCTTTAATTTGGTCTCTGTCTTGTTCAAGTGCAACATATTTCTTTTTTGATACACATGCAGACAATAATACCATTGTCAATAATAATACTGATACTTTTCTCATAATTTAATGTTTTTAATTTAACTTAGAGTTTAACTAGTGTTTTTTTGTAGCTGCAAATTTATAATAAACTATGAATTAAACAATTATAATTAATAAGTTTTATTAAAAACAGTTTTAAAATTAATAAGCTGAAAACTAAACGATTACCATACTTTGTCGTTAATAACAATTAGCACATGTATTCTTATTAATAGTAAAGAGTTCAAAAACAGCCTTATTACTAGTGTATTAAATATTTTGCATGTGTGCTGCAATTACATCCATTTATAAGGTGATTTTTGGATGGACTTCATTTATATATACTACCCAATAATTTGAAACGCTTTTAATAATAAGGAGTTTTCAAAGTAAAAATATAATCTATTTAAATTGAATCCATTATCTTAGGCCTGTTTTGAGAATGGATATCTCTTATGAATTCAAAACTCTAAATTTGTTTAGTATAGGATACCTTATTATGCTTAAAGACGCAACGATAATAGCATTAGCTTGGCCAGACACCAAAGTCATTCAAGAAGGCAAATGGTATGATATTCCTATGAAGTGGGTTGGAGTTCTTAAAAATGGGTATTATTCCGCGGGACATGCCGCATTTTTACTCATTAACCATAACAATAAGGAGGTCCATTATTTTGATTTTGGAAGATACCACACACCAATAAAATATGGAAGGGTAAGAAGTAAACTAACCGATCCAGATATACAAATGAATATAAAAGCAGAAATCAAGAATGGGGAGATTCTCAATTTAGACCAACTATTGTTTAATAGATATAGAAATAAAGCTTGTCATGGTGATGGAAGATTGTTGGCCTCAATTGTTAAGGGAATTAATTTTGAACTCGCCTATAAAAAAGTAAAAGTGATGCAAGATTGTGAAGCCATAAGGTATGGCCCTTTTGAATTGAAGGGAACAAATTGTTCACGTTTTGTAGTACAAGTCGTTTTAGCTTCTTCTAAAAATTGGTTTACTAAATTATTAATAAGAGTTCCATATACCATTTCAGCGACGCCAAGATCAAATACTAAAGTACTAAATGATTTATCACATTATTTTGAGGTGAATGATAATGAAATTTATAAGAAGAAAAGCAAGTTTTATTTTTTCAAAAAATGGTTTGTATATTAAGAAACGGATTAATATAATTTTTTAATAAATAGGTAAAGAATGATAATTTTTAAAGACTAACTATGGGATTAATACGAACACTTTTACCTCCGAGTTTACCAGAAATCATTCCGAAAAATTCAAAATGGTTATCGGGGCAAGGAGCCGGATGTTGGTTTAGTATAGAAACAACGACGACTAGTAATACTTATAGAATAGTGAGATATACACCTCAAGGCGTAGTTGATTGTGATCGTATTTTTAAAATGGTTGACAACGGTTCCGTTTTTAAAATAGAACAACCATACATATTTGTCCATGTTTCACATTGCAACAAGTGTAAGATTAAACAGAGCAATCAACTATTTATTTTTAATTATCATATAAATGTCGATTCGTTGTAGATTAATGTATAATTTTATCGCGAATTATTTTAATCAATGACCAAACCCAACAACAAAGTACTTATTGTATTAGCTTTTTTTTCAATTTATGTAATTTGGGGCTCTACCTATTTACTAAACAAAATAGCGGTAACTGAGCTTCCTCCATTTAAATTAGCAGCTATTCGGTTTTTAGTTGCAAGCTTACTTATTTTTATAATCGCTAAAATTTTAGGTATTGGTATTGCAATTACCAGAAAACAGTTTAAAAATACGGTAATAGCCGGATTCTTATTCTTAACTTTTGGAAATGGAGTAGTCGTGTGGGCTTTAAAATATGTGGATAGTGGCTTTGCAGCTCTTGAAATTTCAGCCCAACCTCTTGTGGTACTTTTATTAATGCGATTTTTTGAAAGGAAGAAGATTCAACCTATGTCACTTGTAGGAATTGTTCTAGGTATGATAGGAATGTATTTATTAGTCAGTCAAACAGAAATAATTAGTAATGAAAATACAATCATAGGGCTTTTAATGATATTTGCTTGTATGATAAGTTGGGGATACAGTAGCCTATTTGTAGCCAAAGCCGATTTACCAAGTAATTTTTTTGTGAATACAGGGTATCAAATGCTAGCTGGTGGAACTATGTTACTCATTGCCAGTTTTCTATTTGGAGAACAATGGACCAATCCTATAGAATGGAGTGGTAAAGTGCAATTCTCAATGCTCATTTTAATTACTTTTGGAAGTATTGTGGCATTTACATCTTTTAACTACCTTTTAAAAAATGTTTCCCCTGAGAAGGTAGCAACGTCTACCTATGTCAATCCTATTATAGCGTTACTTTTAGGCTGGTACTTTTTAGATGAACAAATAACCAAGCAATCTATTATTGCAGCTATTGTACTTTTAACAGGGGTATACTTTATTAATACTACAAAAAAATTAACTAGGTATTCTAGATTTAAAAAATAGCATTGTCATATTTTTTAAGTAGTCCTTTTATAACTCAATAAGTTTAAATTTTTTAACTACTTTTTTTTTGAGCTAAAGATTTAAACATTAAAGTTAATTCACTAATTTTTTATAGAGTAATTTTGCTTGCTTAAGTAAGGAATATTCAATTAGCACTATTCTATTTGAAAGATAAAAAAAAAAGTATTAAAAGTCGCATACTAAGAGGTGTAGGTAAACTAGCTCTAGGTCTTGTGGTACTATTTATTTTGCTTATTTTATTTATTCGAAGTAAATGGGGGCAAGACATCATCGTAAATAAGGTTATCACATATGTTTCAGAAAAAACAAACACTAAAGTTGAAATAGACAAATTATACATCACATTTGGTGGAAACATCATGCTCAATGGACTTTATTTAGAGGACACTAAAGGTGATACGTTGGTGTATTCCAATTCCCTCGAAGCCAATATGCCGCTTTGGTCAATTATTAATGGAAAGGGGATAGGTATTGATAATTTGGTATGGAATGGGCTCAAAGCCCATATTATTCGAAAAGATTCTATTGAAGGGTATAATTTTCAGTTTTTGATAGATGCTTTTACTTCTAAGAATACTGAATTCCAGAACGAAACGACGTCAGGACCTTTAGAAATCATACTTGAATCAGTTGATTTAAATGCTTTTGATATTATCTTTGATGATGCCGTTTTAGGCATTGAAAGTCGTTTTGTATATGGAAATTTGTCCTTAACTATGGCTAAAATCGATATAGAAAAAATGGATTTTCGGACTACATCCATCAGCCTAAGCGATGCAACTATAAATTATACGCAAAGTCCTGTTCCGCCAATACCGTCAGACGAGAACGCTATTTTACCTTTTTTAGCTGTTGACAAATTAAATCTGAATAATGTCGTTGCAGATTATAATTCAGAAGTTGATAATAGTCGTTATCATATCAGCATTGCACAACTTTATACAGAAATTCCAAAAATTGATTTAACCAATAATACATTTGAAATTGTAAGGTTTCAACTAGATGACTCTGAAATTTTAATAAACACAACGACTGCCAATAAAATTGTCGTTAAAAATGATGGTCCTTTAGTTACAGCGACGTTTGAATGGCCAAATTTCAAAATAAATGTTGGCTATCTCGATATGAAAAATAATACATTTAGCTATGTAAATAACAATGCGACTCCTCAAAATGGTGTTTTTAATGGTAACGCTATTGTTCTTAATAATCTTACTTTACATGGAAAAGAAATTTCCCTAAAGGATAAAGAGGTTGGTTTTAATATTGAAAATTTCAATTTTAACGAAGCTTCTGGAAATCAATTAAAAACACTTCAATTAAACGCTAATTTATCAGATAATTCGTTGTCAGTCAATAGTATTAATTTATCATTAAACGATAATAAACTTCAAGGCAAGGCGGAAATAGATTTTAATAGCTTGGCTTCTTTCATCCAAAAACCAGATGATGCACAGCTTTCTGTTAATATTCCAACTTTTCGGTTTGATATAAAGGATGTTTATCAATTTCAACCAGAGTTGCATAAGAATGAAATTTTTCAATTGCTTTCAAAACAATTTTTTAATGGGAATATTGAAGCTTCTGGTACATTATCGTCGGTAACTATTCCAAAAATAAAAGTGAACTGGGGTAATGAAACCGAATTATCACTAACTGGGCATTTAGAAAATGTTACTGACATTGATAAGTTACAATTTGATATTCCACAATTTAACGCACAAACCAATAAAAAAAGTCTTTCGCTTTTTGTCAATGAAGATAGTTTGGGAATCAATTTTCCTGAATTGGTTAATTTAAAAGGAAATGCAAAAGGTAGTATCAAAGACATTAATGCCATCGTCGAATTAAACACTTCGCAAGGAAAAGCCAACCTTAAAGGTCATTTTAATAATGAGAATCAATTGGCATTTGATGCAGATCTTAAAATTGACAATTATAAAATAGGCAACTTGTTAAATTACAGTAAATTAGGTGAGTTAACCGTAAGTGTTACTACGAATGGAAAAGGAAGAGATATTAATCATCTCAATGGGGAGTTATTAGCTACCATAGAACATTTTGGACTTAATAATTATGAAATTAAAGACTTAATAATCGATGGGAAATTTAAAGACGGACTTGGAAAAATAAAATCTGATTACAATGATGAAAACTTAAATCTTAATTTACTTGCAGACCTAAGGTTGGATTCTATTGCATCACAAGTTTCCTTAAATTTAGACATCATTGGTGCAGATTTGCAAGCTTTAGGTATTATGCAACGTAATGTGCGAACAGGGTTAAAACTCAATGCTGATTTTAAAGGAAATTCAGAGAAATTCAAGTTGAAAGCAAGTGTTGAAGATGGTGTAGTAGTCTTTGAGGACAAATCATATTTGCTAGGTGGCGTTGATATCAACGCGTTTGTTGACAAAGACACCACTTCGGCTTCCATAAAAAACAAGGTTTTGAATTTTGAATTGCATTCCAATTCCAATCCACAAAATTT
The nucleotide sequence above comes from Aureibaculum algae. Encoded proteins:
- a CDS encoding cold-shock protein, with the translated sequence MARAQETFGKKEREKKRLKKREDKKKRKEARKSGEKDDTFVYVDEFGQLTDTPPDPARKLKVAAADIVVGVPKKEDYEEEDPIRKGKVNFYDDKKGFGFIVDMENNEKYFCHVSGLIDDIQENDKVTFELEKGQKGLNAVRVKQQ
- a CDS encoding OmpA/MotB family protein yields the protein MRKVSVLLLTMVLLSACVSKKKYVALEQDRDQIKGELHKTAIEKDELQSKFAAIEAKVDAYNSKINALKEESDAKLTTSDGSVISTEAKKQMRATISKMDSEAVKGAKTLKDSMNLAVSYNLKKTMAGSELGEDTNGEVDININETVVMITIADNLLFRTASYRMNSKADGILQKIADLLASEPSLDLMVEGHTDSRTINTGAIKDNWDLSVLRATSLVRRMQDKFKVDPARLIASGRSSYQPLVENDSKENRAKNRRTRIVIMPNIDKFFALMADKE
- a CDS encoding DUF6695 family protein, with amino-acid sequence MLKDATIIALAWPDTKVIQEGKWYDIPMKWVGVLKNGYYSAGHAAFLLINHNNKEVHYFDFGRYHTPIKYGRVRSKLTDPDIQMNIKAEIKNGEILNLDQLLFNRYRNKACHGDGRLLASIVKGINFELAYKKVKVMQDCEAIRYGPFELKGTNCSRFVVQVVLASSKNWFTKLLIRVPYTISATPRSNTKVLNDLSHYFEVNDNEIYKKKSKFYFFKKWFVY
- a CDS encoding DUF6695 family protein; translation: MGLIRTLLPPSLPEIIPKNSKWLSGQGAGCWFSIETTTTSNTYRIVRYTPQGVVDCDRIFKMVDNGSVFKIEQPYIFVHVSHCNKCKIKQSNQLFIFNYHINVDSL
- a CDS encoding EamA family transporter; this translates as MTKPNNKVLIVLAFFSIYVIWGSTYLLNKIAVTELPPFKLAAIRFLVASLLIFIIAKILGIGIAITRKQFKNTVIAGFLFLTFGNGVVVWALKYVDSGFAALEISAQPLVVLLLMRFFERKKIQPMSLVGIVLGMIGMYLLVSQTEIISNENTIIGLLMIFACMISWGYSSLFVAKADLPSNFFVNTGYQMLAGGTMLLIASFLFGEQWTNPIEWSGKVQFSMLILITFGSIVAFTSFNYLLKNVSPEKVATSTYVNPIIALLLGWYFLDEQITKQSIIAAIVLLTGVYFINTTKKLTRYSRFKK